GCGGGCGTGCACGGCATCTGCATCCGCGGCCTTCCCGGCTGGGGCGAGAACATGGCGCTGCTCGGCCTCGTGGGCAACGTTTTCGGTGGCACGCAGTTCAACATGAACTGGACCTCGGCCGTCAACAGCAAGGCCTGGAACAACGCCATCAGCTTCTACGTTGACCTGGCGAACAAGTACGGCCCGCCCGGCGTCGTCGGCAACGGCTTCAACGAGAACCTGAACCTGCTCGCAGAAGGCAAATGCGCGATGTGGAACGACGCCACCGTCGCCGCCGGCCTGCTGTTCGACCCGAAGCGCTCCAAGGTGTCCGACAAGCTGGGCTTCGCCCAGAACCCGGTCGAGACGTGGAACAAGGGCGGCGCCTGGCTGTGGGCGTGGTCGCTCGGCATTCCCGCGTCTTCGAAGAACGGCGACGAAGCGCGCAAGTTCATCGAGTGGGCAACATCGAAGGAATACATCAACATGATCGGCGAGAAGGAGGGTTGGGTGACCATTCCGCCGGGAACGCGCAAGTCGACCTATGAGAACCCGAACTACCTCAAGGCCGCACCGTTTGCACTGCCCACGCTGAAGGCCATACAGAGCGCCAGCCTGGTCGACAACACGGCCGTGCCGAAGCCTTATGTCGGCATCAACTTCGCGATCATTCCGGAGATGCAGGCGGTGAACAACTACCTGGGCCAGCAGATCGCCGGAGCTTTGACGGGCAAGTCGACCGTGAAGGCGGCGCTCGACGCCGCCGCGGCCAACTCCGACAAGGTCATGAAGAAGGCCGGCTACATCAAGTAAACCAGGCCATCACCCGGGTCGGTCCATCACCGGCCCGGGGCTGCCTCAACTCAAATGGGACACGCGATGTCAGCATCGGTCGTCAATCACTCAAGTATCCGGAACAAGAACCGAGGGATGAAGCGCTGGCCACTGCTGCTGCCGTCGGTCAGCGTATTGCTGGTCTGGATGATCGTCCCGCTGGTGATGACCATCTGGTATTCGCTGCAGAACTACAACCTCCAGTCCCCGCCCGCGCAATTTGGCGGGCTGTCGAACTTCGAGTATCTGTTCACCGACCCGGACATCCCGATCGTCGTGTGGAACACCTTGCTGCTGATCTTCGGGCCGCTTCTCATCACCGTGTGCCTCGGCATGGCCTTCGCTGTGCTCTACGACGGGCCGTTTCCCGGGCGCAGCATCGCGCGGTTGCTTGTGATCACGCCTTTCTTCGTCATGCCGACGGTTGCCGCGCTGGTGTGGAAGAACCTCTTCTTCCATCCGGTCTGGGGCCTGCTTGCATGGGTGGAAAAACTCTTCGGCATGCAACCGATCGACTGGTTCTCCAGCCATCCGATGGTGGCCGTCATCATCATCGTGTCGTGGATCTGGACCCCGTTCGCGACGCTGATTCTGCTGACCGCCATGCAGTCGCTCGACCGTGAACAGATCGAGGCTGCGCGCCTGGACGGCGCCAAGGCCGTCTCGCGCTTCATCCACGTGGTGTTCCCGCATCTGAAGCGACCGATCTCGGTGCTGGTGATGCTGGAGACGATCTTCTTCCTGTCCACCTACGCCGAGATCTACGTCACGACGATGGGCGGGCCGGGGACTGCCACGACCAACATGCCGTTCTACATCTTCTCGCGCGCACTGCAAGGATTCGACGTGGGTCTCGCCTCGGCGGCGGGCCTGTTCGCGATCCTGATCGCCAACGTGGTCGCGTACTTCTTCATCAAGCGGATCTCGGAGCACCTATGAAGCCCGGTTCAACGCGCGAAAAGCGCGATCCCCTGCGGACCGTCCTCGGCTGGCTCGTCGGCATCGTCATGTCCTTCCCGGTGTTCTGGATGGCGCTGGCAGCGTTCAAGACGGAACAGGATGCAGCCGCCATCCCGCCGAAGTTCCTCTTCGAGCCCACGCTCGAGAACTTCGTTGCGATGAGCGAGCGGGTGAACTACTTTCACCATGCTTGGAACAGCATCGTGGTGTCGTTCTCGTCCACGCTGATCGCGATCGCGCTGGCCGCGCCGGCGGCTTACGTGATGGCATTCCACGCCAACAAGCTCACCCGCACGCTGATGCTGTGGATGCTGTCAATCCGCTTCATGCCCGCGGTGGGTGCACTGATTCCGATCTATCTCATCCTGGTCGCGCTCGACCTGATCGACACCCGGCTCGCGCTGGTAGTGATCACCTGCCTCAGCAATCTGCCACTGATCGTGTGGATGCTGTACTCCTATTTCAAGGAGGTGCCTGCCGAAATCCTCGAGGCGGCGCGCATGGATGGTGCCCGGCCGCTGCGGCAGCTGTGGTACCTGCTGATTCCTCTGACCTTGCCGGGTATCGCCTCGACCGGCCTTCTCGGCATGATCCTGGCGTGGAACGAGGCCTTCTGGAGCATCAACATCACGGCAACCAATTCCGGAACATTGGCACTTGCCATCGCATCGTTCGCCAACTCCGAAGGTCAGTTCTGGGCGAAGTTGTCGGCAGCCTCGCTGGCCTCCATCGCGCCGATCCTGATCTTCGGCTGGATCACGCAAAAACAACTCGTTCGCGGACTCACCTTCGGTGCAGTGAAATAAAAGTTTCGGAGAAAGTCAATGACTGCGCTTGCCCTGAAGAATATCTACAAGCAATACGGAGATGTGGTGGCCATGAAGGGCATCAATCTCCAGGTTCAACCCGAGGAATTCATCGTCCTCGTCGGCCCCTCCGGTTGTGGCAAGTCCACTCTGCTGCGGATGATTGCCGGGCTCGAGGACATCACCTCGGGTGAGTTGTACATCGACAACGAGTTGATGAACGACGTCGAGGCCGATTCGCGCGGCCTGGCCATGGTGTTCCAGAGTTATGCGCTCTATCCGCACATGACCGTGGCGGACAACATGGGCTTCGCGCTGAAGATGGCCAAGGTGTCCAAGGACGAGCGCCACCAGAAGGTTCTTGCGGCGGCCAAGATCCTGCAACTCGAGCACTTGCTCGAAAGAACCCCGAAACAGTTGTCAGGTGGTCAGCGCCAACGCGTCGCGATCGGCCGCGCCATCGTGCGTCACCCGAAGATCTTCCTGTTCGACGAGCCGCTCTCGAATCTGGACGCCTCGCTGCGCGTGCAGATGCGCATCGAACTGGCCGAACTGCACCGCAAGCTCAAGGCCACGATGGTCTACGTGACCCACGACCAGACCGAGGCGATGACGCTGGCCGACCGCATCGTCGTGCTGCGCGACGGTGTCATCGAGCAGGTGGGCACGCCGCTGGAACTGTACAACCGGCCCACCAACACCTTCGTCGCCGGCTTCATCGGCTCGCCGAAGATGAACCTCATCCCGGCCCAGGTGGTCGAGCGCGGCGAGACCGGTGCCCGCGTGCGCATCGGCGAGGCCACGATGCTTGCGCTGCCGGCCCATGCCGGCCTGACCCAGGGCCGCAGCCTCACGCTGGGCGTGCGTCCCGAGCGCTTCGTGCTCGATCCAGCCGGCCCGATCGCAGGTGCGGTCGCGGTGGTGGAGCACCTCGGCGGCGAGACCCTCTGCTACGTCGACATCGGCGCCGCCACGCGCCTGACGGTCAAGCTGGAGGCCCAGGCCTCGCTCCGTGCAGGCGACACGGTGCGGCTCGGCCTGGAGGCTGGCGGGGCACTGCTGTTCGACGCCGACGGCAAGGCCCTGGCCTGAGCGTGGCACCCACCCCTGCGGAGCAAACCATGTCCCAGTCCCAGTTCATCAACGCCCGCGAAGACATCGTCGTCGAGGCGATCGAAGGTCTCGTGCGCATCTCGGGTGGCCGGCTGGCCCGGCTCGACGGCTTCCCGGACATCAAGGTCGTGGTCCGTTCGGACTGGGACCGCAGTCGCGTCGCGCTGGTCTCCGGTGGTGGCTCAGGCCATGAGCCTGCCCACGCCGGCTTCGTTGGCCGAGGCATGCTGACGGCCGCGGTCTGCGGCGAGGTCTTCGCCTCGCCGTCGGTCGACGCGGTGCTGGCGGGCATCCTGGCCGTCACCGGCGAGGCCGGCTGCCTGCTCATCGTCAAGAACTACACCGGCGACCGGCTCAACTTCGGCCTGGCCGCCGAGCGTGCCCGTGTGCTGGGCAAGCGGGTCAGCTTGGTCGTGGTCGACGACGACATCGCGCTGCCCGAGTTGCCGCAGGCCCGCGGCCTGGCCGGCACGCTGTTCGTGCACAAGATCGCCGGTGCGCTCGCCGAGCAGGGCGCCGACCTGGCCAGCGTGACCGAGGCGGCGCAGCGCGTCATCGCGGGCACGGTCAGCATCGGCATGTCGCTGGACACCTGCCGCGTGCCGGGTTCGGAGAAGGAGGAGCGCATCCCCGCCGGCAAGGCCGAACTGGGGCTAGGCCTCCACGGCGAACCCGGCGTCGAGCAGGTCGAGCATGTCCATGCGCGCGGCGCGATCGAAGCCATGCTGGCCCGACTGCTGCCGCATGTGCAGGCCGGCCCGCAGATCCTGCTGCTGAACAACCTCGGCGGCACCTCGGCGCTGGAGATGGCCGTGCTGGCCCACGAGATCACCCGTTCCGAGCTGGGTCATCGGGTGAGCCACCTGGTCGGTCCGGCGGCGCTGATGACCTCGCTGGACATGCGCGGCTTCTCGCTGTCGCTGCTGCCGGCTTGCGCTGCTGACCTGCAGGCGCTGGCCCGGCCGGTCGATGTCATGGCCTGGCCCGGCGTGTCGGCGGTCGTGCCGGGTCGCACGGTCCCGATGCCCGAGGGCCTGCAGCTGCCGGTGCCGACCCCTTCGGAGAACGGCGCGGTGCGGGCCGTGATCGACCAGGTCTGTGACGCTCTGGTCCGTGCGACGTCCGATCTCAACGCGCTGGACGCGAAGTCCGGCGATGGCGATACCGGCTCGACGCTGGGCGGCGCCGCGCGGCGGATCGCCGCCGACATCGACCGTCTGCCGCTGGACGACCTGCCGGCCCTGCTGGGCAGCATCGGCATGACGCTGTCGCAGGTGATGGGCGGCTCCTCGGGCGTGCTGCTGGCGATCTTCTTCGCAGCGGCTGGCGATGCCGCCCGGCAGGGCGCCGGCCTGCAGAAGTCGCTCCAGGCCGGTCTGGCACGCCTGCAGCAGATCGGTGGAGCCCGTCTGGGCGACCGCACGATGGTCGATGCGCTGGCCCCGGCCTTGGCGGTGCTGGGCTCTGGCGTCGATGTCGCGGCGGTTGCAGCGAGACAAGGGGCCGCAGCGACCGCTGCGATGAGCCGGGCCCGGTCGGGTCGAGCGAGCTATGTCAGCGCCGATCGTCTGGTCGGTCACGTCGACCCGGGTGCCGAAGCGGTGGCCCGTGTTTTCGAGGCCCTGGTTCCTCGTTCGTTTGGACTCTGACGAGTTCCCGTCGCTGGACATGGGTAGATCATGAACGTCATCCTCCACCTCGGCCTGGGCTCCTTCCACCGCGCCCACCAGGCCGTCTATCTGCAGGCACTGCACGAGCGCGGCGACATGCGCTGGGTGCTGGCCGGCGGCCACATTCGCCCGGACATGGCGGAGACCATTGCGGCACTGCAGGCCAGCGGCGGGGCCTACACGCTGGAGACCATCTCGCCGCAGGGCGAGCACGCATACCAGCGAATCACATCGATCCAGCGGGTCATCGGCTACACGCCCGACCTGGCCGGGCTGTTGGCAGCGGGCGCGGACCCGGCCACGAAGATCATATCGTTCACGGTGACGGAGGCGGGCTACTACCTCGACGCGAAGAACCAGCTGGATCTGGCCACCTTCGCCGATCTGCGTGCCGACCTCGACGCGCTGCGCAGCGGAGCACCGGCCGACAGATCGCGCGCCTGGACCATCTACGGCGCGCTGACCGCCGTGCTGCGCGCCCGCAAGGACGCGGGCGCCGGCCCGGTCACGTTGATGAACTGCGACAACCTGCGCCACAACGGCGAGCGCTCGCGCAGCGGCCTGCTGCAGTACATCGCGCAACTCGGTGACGGCGAACTCGCGGTCTGGGTCGAGTCCCACACGACCAGCCCGAACGCGATGGTCGATCGCATCACGCCACGGCCGACACCGGCGGTGCGCGAACGCGTGTTCGCTGCCACCGGCATCGACGACCCGGCCGCGCTGATGGGCGAGAGCTTCATCCAATGGGTCATCGAGGATCACTTCATTGCCGGTCGCCCGACCTGGGAAAACGTCGGCGGCGAGATGGTGCAGTCGGTGCAGGCCTACGAAGAAGCCAAGATCCGCCTGCTCAACGCGCCGCACAGCTGCATCGCCTGGGCGGGTACGCTGGTTGGCTACACCTACATCCACGAGGGCACGCTGGACCCGGTGATCCACCAGTTCGCCTACGACTACGTCACCGACGACGTGATCCCGGTGCTCAGTCCGAGCCCACTGGACCTCGCCACCTACCGTGACGTGGTGCTCGACCGCTTCGCCAACACCGCGATTGCCGATACCAATCAACGCGTCGCGATGGACGGCTTCAGCAAGATTCCCGGCTTCATCGCGCCGACGTTCCGCGAGCGCCTTGCGCGCAATGAGTCCATCGACAGCGTGGCGATGCTGCCGGCGCTGTTCCTCGCCTATCTGCAGGTATGGCACCGCGGCGGCATCGCCTACACCTACCAGGACCAGGCGATGGACCCCGCTGTGGCGCACGCCATCTGCGACGCGGTCGATCCGGTCGCGGCCTTCTGCGCCGACCTGCCGCTGTGGGGAAATCTGGCCGGCGATGCGCGGCTGGTCGATGCCGTGCGGGCAGCCAGCGCCAGGGTCGAACGCTTCATCCACGCCACGCGGCGTTGAGCGAGCAGGGCCCGTGGGCGCGCGTTCGGTGGCAGGAAGGGCATCCGTCATGCCACAGCCCCGATGCTCGGTGAACCAGATTCCGCCTGCGCTGGCCAAGGGCGATGGCTGCGACACCCTCAGCGGGCTGATCCATTGTTTCTCGCACGGTTTCCCGACTCCCTTGGCACGTTGGCATCACCATGACGTGCACGAGCTGCACATCATCACCAGCACGTCCGGCCAAGCCTTCGTGGGGGACTGGATCGGCCCATTTCACGCCGGGCATGTCGTGCTGGTCGGCCCACGTCTGCCGCACAACTGGGTGTCGATGGACGTGCCCGTTGGCGGTGTTGTCGAACGCGACCTCGTCATTCAGTTCGATCAGGCTCCGCTGTTGCGTGCATCGGCCACCATCCCCGAGCTGGCTGACCTGAGCCCTCTGTTGGAACGGGCCAGCAACGGCATCGAGTTCTTCGGCATGTCCGATCGCGCGGTCGCGCACTGGCGCCGCACGCAGGCAAGCCAGGGACTTCGGCGCTGGGTGGCTTTCTGCGAGTTCATGGCTGATCTGGCCACCTGTACCCATCACCGCGTGCTGTCGAGCATGCCGATGCAGGGTGGCGATGCGGCCGATATCCTCCCCCAGCTCGAGGCGCTCATCCTGGCGCAGCCGACCACGCTGCTACGGCCGATCTCGGTTGCGGCATGCGCGGTCGAGCTGGGCATGAGCGCGAGCCGGTTCAGCCGTTGCTTCCGCCGTGCCACTGGCAATACCTTCACCGACTTCGTCAACCGGGTGCGGATCCACAGGGCCGGCCAACTGCTGGCGGAGTCGGACCGACGCATCGTGGACATCTCTGGTGAGGTCGGCTTCCAGAATGTCGCCAATTTCAATCGACGCTTCCTGGAGATCCAGGGCATGACGCCGAGCGAATTCCGCAGGCGTTCGCTTGATCGTGGCGTTCTGGGCCGGTGACGAGGCATGCCTGCATCTTCGGCCTCCCAGCCCGCGTCGTGCCGCTCCATCGATCGGGCCTCGTCGGAGCCGTTCTATCTCCAGTTGGCCGAGCAGTTGGGTGATGCCATTCGTCGTTGTGTCCTGAAACCCGGCGACGGCATGCCATCCGAGAGTGCGCTCTGCCGCGATTGGACATTGTCGAGAGCGACGGTGCGGCAGGCCCTCAGGACCCTGGAAGAGCGCGGCACCATCCGGCTCGTCCCCCGGCGCGGGGCGTTCGTGGCGCCGATCCGGGAGACCGACTGGGTCCTGCCTACGTCAGTCCGCTGCGGTTCGAACAATACTGACTTACCGATCAACCTCGGTAAGCCAGCGCGTAGTCCGGCTATGGGATACGGAATCCAGGGGCGAGGTCAGGTTCAATGTCCTGCGTTGCGTCGGTCGGGTTCGTCGTCTGCTTCGGCTTCGGGCCAAAGGGTCGGAAAGTAGAAGCGCAACGCATGCAGGGGCAGGCCGAAGCGCACCGGACCCTGGGGGGTTTCGCTGGTCAGCAGGCCGCGGTCGAGCAGGGCTTTCAGCATTGAGCCTGCCGTGCGCTCGGCCAGACCGGTCATGGCCTTGAACTCTCCGCGAGCCAGGGCGATGTCGGTGACGAACAGGTAGTGCAGCGGCCGCAGTGCGGCCATGCGCACGCCCGATCGCAGGGTGTGTTCCTCATAGGCCAAGCAGGCGGCCACGCGCCGCTCCAGGTCACCGAGTTTCAGCATTCCAGCCATGAATGCGACCTGGTCCTGGCACACCGAGAGCACGTAGCCGATCCAGTCGACCAGTGCACGCTGGCTCAGGTTCCCGCGTCCGTCGAGGTCGCCGCGGCGCGCTTCATCGGCGGCGGCCAGCAGCGCGTAGTAGCGGTCGGTGCTGCGCGCGAAGCCACGCAGGGGCGACCACAGCCCCCCGGTGTAGCCCAGCGCGCTCAGCATGGTGTGGGTGTGCAGTCGCATCACGCGGCCATTGCCATCGACGAAGGGATGGATCCAGCCGAGTCGATGGTGCGCGGCGGCCAGAGCCACCAACGCCGCTTCACCGCGGCGCGTGTTGGCGTAGACGTCGGCCCAGCGTTGCAGAAACTTGGGCAGCGCCGTGAACGCCGGCGCGATGTGCTGACCGACGCTGACGTCGCGTGTGCGCAGCGCCCCGGGAATGATCTCGTCGGCGTTGCCCGCGTTCAGGTCTTCGGGCGTCAGGCGGCCGAACAGTTCATGGTGCAGGTCAGCGATCGCCTGCGCGCTGTAGAGGCGCAGCGCCCCTTCGATGCCGACATAGCGCGCCTCCAGCGCCACCTCGGCTTCGATGTGCGCCACCGCGAGTCTCTGCCGGGTCGCCAGTTCGCGATTGGCGGAGAAGTCCCGCCTCAGCGCCTGCTCGATCTCGAACGGTTTTGTGTGTTGACCCTCGATACGGTTCGAGTGGTACGAATTCATGCTTCGCAGCAATGCACGCAGCCCCGCTGGCACGGGCGTGCCAGCCAACTGCAGCGCCGCACGACCCAGATCGTGTGCCTGGGCCAACAGCGGTTGTTGAGCCACATCGGACGGCATCAGGGGCTCGAACTGGTGAACCGAGTCGTACAGCGCAACCATGATTGCCAACGTAAGGTGTGATCCAACTGTTTGTCAGGCCAACATTTTCTTCTGTTTTTGGACGACTGTTGGCCAACATTTTTTCGCAGCCGGGTTCAGTATCAGCGACTCGCTGATCTCGTTCTTGAAGCGATAGGGCTTCCCTCCCTCTGCCAACGTGGCAAAGTTCTGGAGAGCGAAGGCATCGGTCGCTGGCCAGGTCCGACCGCAGGACCTGGGTCCATGTGCCTATGGCCGCTGGATCACTCAGACATTGGATTGGCAGTGGGCGAGCGAGGTGCGTCATTGACGAGAACTGCCAGTCGTTTCCCCAATGCATCGAACGCCCGGGCCTGATCGGCCTCGCGCCGGTCTTGGATGTAGACCCGTGCCATGCGGTCGCTCTGAATGTGGTTCAGGCACTCGTTGATCGTGTCCGACCCGAAGTTCAGCCGGGCCATCACGGTTGCCGCCGAGCGCCTCAGGTCGTGCGCCGTCCACTTGCCCCCCGGCAGCATCAGTGACGTGGTGGCCTTGGTGCGGTTGCTCATGCGCGCCTCGGGCTCGCGCTGGCGGTCGCTCAGTTGCTTGCCGAACGACTTCACACAGACCGGCTGGCTGTTGTTCGTAGCCGGAAACACCCAAGGGGACAACTCTCCGCTGGTCGAGGTCGTCAATACCTCGCGCAGTTCGTACAGCGTCTCAAGTTGCGCCAGGGCGAAGTCGCTCAAGTGAATGGTGTGATCGCGCTGATTCTTGGTGTCCGGCAAGTACCAGTTGCGGGCAATCACATCGATAACACCGACCTTTACCCTCTCGGGATCGCCGAAAGCTTGGTATGTTGCCAACTGCTGTTTGACGCGCTCAATCTTCTTGGCGTCGCCGTCCTCGACCGCCTTCGCTAGCTTTTTCTGCGCTGCGGTCACCGCCTTGGCGTCGCAAAGTGCTTGCAGTGCATCCAGGCGGGTCTTGCGGGCTTTCGGGTCAGCGGGCAGGGCGTCTGCCCACACCGCGCCCATGAGCTCGCCCACACGCACGCCTGTGGCTAGTGTCAGCCAGATGGCGGTCGAGCTTCGCTGGTGCATCCGAGCACAAGCGATTCCTGCTACCAGGAGCTTGATCTCGTCGTTGGACAGCACCCGGTCACGCTCCACGCTCGCGCCGCCGACTTTGCTTTTCTTGACGGTGGCGAGCGGGTTGCCAGCGATCAACTCGCGCTCCAGGGCGAAGTCGAGCATCTGCTTGAGGTCGGCCAGCAGCACATTGGCTGTGCGCATCTTGCCGGCCGATTTCTGAGCGTCCAGCAGCGACAGCAGATCTGCTTTGCGCACGTCCTCCGCTGCCATCTCGCCGATGGCCGGGAACACATGCCGGGTGAACTGTTCCAGCACGTATTGCCCGCCATCGACGCGGCCGGTGCGCTTGCCATCGGCCCGGACGCGCGGCTGCAGGTCGGCCGCCCGCCAGTCCTCGAACAGGCGCCGCACGGTCAGCCGGCGAGCTTGGGCGAGTGTTGCGGCCTGGGCGGCTTGCTCGCGTTGGCGCTGTTCGTCGGCGATGCGCTGGCGGTCAAGCGCTTGGGCTTCTGCATGGGCCATCCTTGCCTGTTCTGCCGTCAGCACCGGATCGATACCGTCGGCCACCTTGGCTCGCAGCACGGCCGCGCGAGTGGTCGCTTCTTCCAGCGAGGCATCGGGGAACCCGACCACGCCACGTTCGTCATCCGCCCAAAGCTGGGCGCGTACCTGCTTGCCCGTGACAGGTGATGCGTACCGGTAGACCCAGAACGCGCCACCCTCGGTCTTGCGCAGGTACAGCCCTTTGGCGGCCCGGAACTCGTCACCCGCCGCCGCTTTCTTGACCCAGCCCAGCACCTCCCGATGCGTGGTGCCAATGTTGTGCTTCGCTTTGGTCTTGGTGTCCACGATCGCTCCTTGACCTTGAATTGCCATCTGGCAATTCCCTGGCAATTCGGATGAGGCTTTCAGTGTACTTTCTGGGACGCTGTCAGACAATGAATGAAGTTAAGTTGTTGATTTTTATGAAATCACATTTTCGGTCTGGATGACTTTGGATGCCGAAAAATCATGCTTTGCTTGTCTACGAACCAAGGGGTAGTGGGTTCGATTCCTGCCAGCCGCACCATTTAAATCAACGGGTTAGCTTCCACAAGGAGCTAGCCCGTTTGGCTTTGTGGGCCCGCCACGGCTGTTGCCCCACGCGGGGCTGCGATGGGTTTTGTGGCTTGCCGCGCCGTGCTTGCGCATGGTCAACGCATTGCGCCGTCTGCGATCTAGATTCAGGCCACTGACCGTTGCCTCGGGCGACGGCGTTCCATGCGAGGAGCGTCTGCCATGAAGAACTGGCTGCTGATCGCCAATGCCGCGCGAGCCCGCGTGCTCGAACAAGGCCCCGGCAGCTGCACCCATGTGGCCGACTACACCGTCCTGCGCGACGACGAGGTGATCGAGCGCCTGCGCTCGCCGTGATCCACGACCGCCGCTGTCGTCGCGTGCAATCAGTCCGGGGATGCCATGCAGCCATCGATCGAATGCGAGCACGTGCGCATCGGCCCGCGGGGGCTGCGGGGTGAGCTTGCGCTGGTCCCGCACGCGCTGGGCGGGGTGGTGTTCGCGCACGGCAGCGGCAGCAGCCGCCTGAGCCCGCGCAATCGGCTGGTGGCCGACCTGCTGCATGCGCATCGGCTCGATACCCTGCTGTTCGATCTGCTCACCGAAGACGAGGCCGGCGACCGCCTCAAGGTGTTCGACGTCGGCCTGCTCGCCAGCCGCCTGGGCGGTGCGCTCGACTGGCTGCTGGAACGCGCCGAGTTCAGGCGCCTGCGGGTCGGCCTGTTCGGCGCCAGCACCGGTGCGGCGGCGGTGCTGCGCTTGGCGGCCGAGCATCCGGGGCAGGTGGGTGCGGTGGTGTCGCGCGGCGGCCGTCCCGATCTGGCGGGCGGCTACCTCGTCGGCGTGCAGGCGCCGACCCTGTTGATCGTCGGTGGCCTGGATACCGACGTGATCGAGCTCAATCGCCGCGCCATGCGCCTGCTGCGCTGCAACAAGCGGCTCGAGATCGTGCCCGGCGCTGGCCATCTGTTCGAGCAGCCGGGCACGCTCGATGCCGTCGCGCAGCTCGCCGGCGGCTGGTTCGCCGCCCATCTGTCGACCGGACGCTCACGATGAGCCCCCGTTTTGCCGATCGCGCCGAGGCCGCCCGGTTGCTGGCGCGGGAAGTGGCCGCCCGCATGCTGCCGGCGCCGGTCGTGGTGCTGGCGCTGCCGCGCAAGATCGGCGCGCCGTGGCAGCCCGAGCTGGCGATCGCCGCGGTGGTGGACGGGGCCGCGCCCGACATCGTCTTCAACGACGAGGTGATGGCGTGCAGCCGGATCGACCCCGACTACATCGAGGCCCAGGTGCTGGCGCAGCTGCACGAGATCCACCGGCGTCGCGGCCTCTATCTGCAGGGTCGCCCGGCGGTGCCGCTGAAGGGGGCGACGGTGGTGGTGGTCGACGACGGCATCGCCACCGGCACCACGCTGCGGGTGGCGCTCAAGGCGTTGCGGCGCCAGGCGCCGGCCCGCCTGGTGCTGGCGGTGCCGGTGGCGCCGCACGACGTGCTCCAGAGCCTGCGCGGCGAAGTCGACGAGGTGGTCTGCCTGGCCGAACCCGATCCCTTCGTCGCCATCGGCTGCCACTACCGCGACTTCCATCAGGTCGGCGACGCCGAGGTGATCGCCGCACTCGATGCGGCCCATGCCGCGCTGGCGCGCCCGCAGGCCGACGACTGAAGCCGGTCGGTCGCCGTCAGGGCCGATGCTCGGCCAGATCGAGCCCCGGCTCGTCGTCGCGCTGAGCCAGGCCGTGCGCCATGCCGTAGCGGATCAGCGCGGCCATGGTGGGCAGCTGCAGCTTCTCCTGGATGCGGCTCTTGTGCGTGCTGACGGTCTTGACCGACAGGTGCAGCGCCTCGGCGATGTCGGTGATCCGCTCGCCGGCGACGATGCGGCGCAGCACCTCGAGCTCGCGGTCCGACAGCTGTGCGTGACCCGGCGCGGTGGTCGCGCCGTTGAGCTGCAGCACCACCCGCTCGGCCAGGCTGGCGGTGACGTAGGCGCCGCCGGTGGCGACCTTGCGCACGGCGTTGACCAGCTCGGCCGATGCGCCGTCCTTGGTCACGTAGCCGTTGGCACCGGCCTTGAACGCCCGCATGGCGTACTGCTCCTCGGCATGCATGCTCAGCACCAGCACGCGCACCCGCGGGAATTCGGTGCGGATGCGCTTGATCAGGTCCAGCCCGTTCATGCCCGGCATCGACAGGTCGACGATCGCCAGATCGATCGGCTGGTGGCGCATCACCTCGAGCGCCTGGAAGCCGCTGCTGGCCTCGGCCACCACCCAGCCCGCGCCG
This portion of the Leptothrix cholodnii SP-6 genome encodes:
- the dalD gene encoding D-arabinitol 4-dehydrogenase — translated: MNVILHLGLGSFHRAHQAVYLQALHERGDMRWVLAGGHIRPDMAETIAALQASGGAYTLETISPQGEHAYQRITSIQRVIGYTPDLAGLLAAGADPATKIISFTVTEAGYYLDAKNQLDLATFADLRADLDALRSGAPADRSRAWTIYGALTAVLRARKDAGAGPVTLMNCDNLRHNGERSRSGLLQYIAQLGDGELAVWVESHTTSPNAMVDRITPRPTPAVRERVFAATGIDDPAALMGESFIQWVIEDHFIAGRPTWENVGGEMVQSVQAYEEAKIRLLNAPHSCIAWAGTLVGYTYIHEGTLDPVIHQFAYDYVTDDVIPVLSPSPLDLATYRDVVLDRFANTAIADTNQRVAMDGFSKIPGFIAPTFRERLARNESIDSVAMLPALFLAYLQVWHRGGIAYTYQDQAMDPAVAHAICDAVDPVAAFCADLPLWGNLAGDARLVDAVRAASARVERFIHATRR
- a CDS encoding AraC family transcriptional regulator → MPQPRCSVNQIPPALAKGDGCDTLSGLIHCFSHGFPTPLARWHHHDVHELHIITSTSGQAFVGDWIGPFHAGHVVLVGPRLPHNWVSMDVPVGGVVERDLVIQFDQAPLLRASATIPELADLSPLLERASNGIEFFGMSDRAVAHWRRTQASQGLRRWVAFCEFMADLATCTHHRVLSSMPMQGGDAADILPQLEALILAQPTTLLRPISVAACAVELGMSASRFSRCFRRATGNTFTDFVNRVRIHRAGQLLAESDRRIVDISGEVGFQNVANFNRRFLEIQGMTPSEFRRRSLDRGVLGR
- a CDS encoding winged helix-turn-helix domain-containing protein; the encoded protein is MPASSASQPASCRSIDRASSEPFYLQLAEQLGDAIRRCVLKPGDGMPSESALCRDWTLSRATVRQALRTLEERGTIRLVPRRGAFVAPIRETDWVLPTSVRCGSNNTDLPINLGKPARSPAMGYGIQGRGQVQCPALRRSGSSSASASGQRVGK
- a CDS encoding Fic family protein, whose translation is MVALYDSVHQFEPLMPSDVAQQPLLAQAHDLGRAALQLAGTPVPAGLRALLRSMNSYHSNRIEGQHTKPFEIEQALRRDFSANRELATRQRLAVAHIEAEVALEARYVGIEGALRLYSAQAIADLHHELFGRLTPEDLNAGNADEIIPGALRTRDVSVGQHIAPAFTALPKFLQRWADVYANTRRGEAALVALAAAHHRLGWIHPFVDGNGRVMRLHTHTMLSALGYTGGLWSPLRGFARSTDRYYALLAAADEARRGDLDGRGNLSQRALVDWIGYVLSVCQDQVAFMAGMLKLGDLERRVAACLAYEEHTLRSGVRMAALRPLHYLFVTDIALARGEFKAMTGLAERTAGSMLKALLDRGLLTSETPQGPVRFGLPLHALRFYFPTLWPEAEADDEPDRRNAGH
- a CDS encoding tyrosine-type recombinase/integrase — encoded protein: MDTKTKAKHNIGTTHREVLGWVKKAAAGDEFRAAKGLYLRKTEGGAFWVYRYASPVTGKQVRAQLWADDERGVVGFPDASLEEATTRAAVLRAKVADGIDPVLTAEQARMAHAEAQALDRQRIADEQRQREQAAQAATLAQARRLTVRRLFEDWRAADLQPRVRADGKRTGRVDGGQYVLEQFTRHVFPAIGEMAAEDVRKADLLSLLDAQKSAGKMRTANVLLADLKQMLDFALERELIAGNPLATVKKSKVGGASVERDRVLSNDEIKLLVAGIACARMHQRSSTAIWLTLATGVRVGELMGAVWADALPADPKARKTRLDALQALCDAKAVTAAQKKLAKAVEDGDAKKIERVKQQLATYQAFGDPERVKVGVIDVIARNWYLPDTKNQRDHTIHLSDFALAQLETLYELREVLTTSTSGELSPWVFPATNNSQPVCVKSFGKQLSDRQREPEARMSNRTKATTSLMLPGGKWTAHDLRRSAATVMARLNFGSDTINECLNHIQSDRMARVYIQDRREADQARAFDALGKRLAVLVNDAPRSPTANPMSE